A genome region from Dickeya chrysanthemi NCPPB 402 includes the following:
- a CDS encoding efflux RND transporter permease subunit, with the protein MSSGPKPKWNLSAWALAHQQLVAFFMLVIVAAGVMSYERLPRNEDPAFTIKTAVVSAGWPGATVQDTVSFVTDVLEKKLQETPYLDVLESYSRPGEAVIFVNLRDNTPPSEVQGTWYSVRKKMKDIAPSLPDGVGEPAVNDEFDDTFGTLYGFTADGYSPRELRDKVDDIRTELLATPDVGKIDVLGAQEEQIVVAFSPRQLAGMGLDLQQVTAALQAQNAVSPSGTIRTGNDQVALRVSGAFVSEESLRQVTLRIGGRFVPLTDIATVHRQAAEPPAPAFRVNGQPAIGLAVSMAPTGNMLAFGQALRDKMATISASLPHGIEVTNVADQSAVVTSSVNGFVRVLLEAVVIVLAVSFLSLGSRAGLVVAASIPIVLAMTFTGMEIAGIGLQRISLGALIIALGLLVDDAMITVEAMVSRLEKGDARERAATRAYETTAFPMLTGTLVMIAGFIPVGFAASSAGEYCYSLFIVVMISLISSWVVAVLFSPLIGVWLLPKAMTGHEHHAGRLSRLYHRLLSAALRYRGRTLLLAVALLALAVVASGRLEGEFFPASDRPELLVSLTLPNNASQEATEREAVRLEQSLKGDPDLDHFSTYVGSGAVRFYLPMDVLLQNENIAQLVVVAKGLKARDALRARLEKRLQQDFSHLVARVSPLELGPPVGWPLKYRVSGPNIGKVREYAAGLATLMGNTPGAQEISLTAGEPERAIRVDVNQTEARAVGISSQDVASALATIFSGTAVTSVRDRNRMVNVIVRARNEERRDLDTVASLQLRAANGQRVPLGQIASVGYGVDEPIIWRRQRLPFITVQTDLMPGVRAQTLSATLAPKVAAYQASLPAGYSIEEGGSVAESNKGNGSVYQVLPVTLLVMLILLMVQLQRFSRMMLALLMAPFGLIGVVAAMLPTGTPMGFVALLGVIALAGMIIRNAVILISEVDTNTAAGMAMNDAIMQAAHHRSRPILLTALAAILGMIPIATQVFWGPMAYAIIGGLIVATLLTLTVLPAAISLVMQWEGRKKRV; encoded by the coding sequence ATGTCATCCGGACCCAAACCAAAATGGAACCTTTCTGCCTGGGCGCTGGCCCATCAGCAACTGGTGGCTTTTTTCATGCTGGTGATTGTGGCGGCGGGGGTCATGAGCTATGAACGGCTTCCGCGCAACGAAGACCCGGCCTTTACCATCAAAACCGCGGTGGTATCCGCCGGTTGGCCGGGCGCGACGGTGCAGGATACCGTCAGTTTCGTCACCGATGTACTGGAAAAGAAACTGCAGGAAACGCCTTATCTCGACGTTCTTGAAAGTTACAGCCGACCCGGCGAGGCGGTGATTTTCGTCAATCTGCGCGACAATACGCCGCCGTCCGAGGTTCAGGGCACTTGGTACAGCGTTCGCAAAAAGATGAAGGATATCGCCCCCAGTCTGCCGGACGGCGTGGGCGAGCCGGCGGTCAACGATGAGTTTGACGATACTTTCGGCACCCTGTATGGCTTTACCGCCGACGGCTACTCGCCGCGTGAACTGCGCGACAAGGTGGACGACATTCGCACCGAGCTGCTCGCCACGCCGGATGTCGGCAAAATCGATGTGTTGGGTGCGCAGGAAGAGCAGATTGTCGTCGCGTTCTCGCCAAGACAACTGGCCGGCATGGGGCTGGACCTGCAACAGGTGACGGCAGCGCTACAGGCGCAGAATGCCGTCAGCCCGAGCGGTACTATTCGAACCGGGAATGACCAGGTGGCGTTGCGGGTCAGCGGCGCGTTTGTGTCCGAAGAGAGCCTGCGTCAGGTGACGCTACGCATCGGCGGCCGTTTTGTCCCGCTGACGGATATCGCGACGGTTCACCGCCAGGCGGCGGAACCACCGGCGCCGGCGTTTCGCGTCAACGGGCAACCGGCCATCGGGCTGGCGGTGTCGATGGCGCCGACCGGCAACATGCTGGCCTTCGGTCAGGCGCTGCGCGACAAGATGGCGACGATTAGCGCGTCGTTGCCGCACGGTATTGAAGTCACTAACGTGGCGGACCAGTCCGCGGTGGTGACCTCGTCGGTTAACGGTTTCGTCAGGGTGCTGCTGGAAGCGGTGGTGATCGTCCTGGCGGTGTCGTTCCTGTCGTTGGGCAGCCGCGCCGGGCTGGTGGTGGCGGCCTCGATCCCGATTGTGCTGGCGATGACCTTCACCGGAATGGAGATAGCCGGTATCGGTTTGCAGCGTATCTCTCTGGGGGCGTTGATCATCGCACTTGGCTTGCTGGTGGATGACGCGATGATCACCGTAGAAGCGATGGTATCCCGTCTGGAGAAGGGCGACGCGCGTGAACGCGCCGCCACCCGCGCTTACGAAACGACGGCGTTTCCGATGCTGACCGGCACGCTGGTGATGATAGCCGGTTTTATTCCGGTGGGGTTTGCCGCTTCCAGCGCCGGCGAATACTGCTACTCGTTGTTTATTGTGGTGATGATTTCGCTCATCAGCTCCTGGGTGGTGGCGGTGCTGTTCTCGCCGCTGATTGGCGTCTGGCTGCTGCCGAAGGCGATGACAGGCCATGAACATCACGCCGGCCGGCTGTCGCGCCTCTATCACCGTTTGCTGTCGGCGGCGTTGCGCTACCGCGGCCGTACACTGTTGCTGGCGGTAGCGCTGTTGGCACTGGCCGTGGTGGCGTCGGGGCGGCTGGAGGGGGAGTTCTTCCCGGCGTCGGACCGGCCGGAACTGCTGGTCAGCCTGACGCTGCCGAATAATGCGTCGCAGGAGGCCACCGAGCGAGAGGCGGTGCGGCTGGAACAGTCGCTGAAAGGCGATCCGGATCTGGACCATTTTTCCACCTATGTCGGTTCCGGCGCGGTACGTTTTTATCTGCCGATGGATGTGCTGTTGCAGAATGAAAATATCGCGCAACTGGTGGTGGTGGCGAAAGGGTTGAAAGCGCGCGATGCGTTGCGGGCCCGGCTGGAAAAACGGCTGCAACAGGATTTCAGCCACCTGGTGGCGCGCGTATCGCCGCTGGAATTAGGGCCGCCGGTGGGCTGGCCGCTCAAATATCGGGTCAGCGGGCCGAATATTGGCAAGGTGCGCGAGTATGCCGCCGGTTTGGCTACGCTGATGGGGAACACTCCCGGTGCACAGGAGATCAGCCTGACGGCCGGCGAACCGGAGCGCGCCATTCGCGTTGACGTCAATCAAACGGAGGCGCGGGCGGTGGGGATCAGCTCGCAGGATGTCGCCAGCGCGTTAGCGACCATTTTCTCCGGCACCGCCGTCACCAGTGTGCGCGACCGTAACCGCATGGTGAACGTCATCGTGCGTGCCCGTAACGAGGAACGGCGAGATCTGGATACCGTCGCCAGCCTGCAATTGCGTGCGGCGAACGGCCAACGGGTGCCGCTGGGGCAGATTGCCTCCGTCGGGTACGGCGTTGACGAGCCGATCATCTGGCGCCGTCAACGCCTACCGTTTATCACCGTGCAGACCGATTTGATGCCGGGGGTTCGCGCTCAAACCCTGTCGGCGACGCTGGCGCCGAAGGTGGCGGCGTATCAGGCGTCATTACCGGCCGGGTATTCCATTGAAGAAGGCGGCTCGGTGGCGGAATCCAATAAGGGTAACGGCTCGGTCTATCAGGTGTTGCCGGTGACGCTGCTGGTGATGCTGATTTTGCTGATGGTGCAGTTGCAGCGCTTCTCACGCATGATGCTGGCGTTGCTGATGGCGCCATTCGGATTGATTGGCGTGGTGGCGGCAATGTTGCCGACCGGGACGCCGATGGGCTTTGTCGCCTTGCTGGGGGTGATCGCGCTGGCCGGAATGATTATCCGCAATGCGGTGATCCTGATCAGTGAAGTGGATACCAACACGGCGGCGGGAATGGCGATGAACGATGCCATCATGCAGGCTGCTCATCACCGCTCGCGTCCGATTCTGTTGACTGCGCTGGCGGCGATTTTAGGGATGATCCCGATCGCCACCCAGGTCTTCTGGGGGCCGATGGCCTACGCCATTATCGGTGGGTTGATCGTCGCCACATTGCTGACGCTGACGGTGCTACCCGCGGCGATTAGCCTGGTGATGCAATGGGAAGGACGTAAAAAGAGAGTGTAA
- a CDS encoding efflux RND transporter periplasmic adaptor subunit yields MTLAASMLCIFHHLSRHSGGVIVRVGGMWTLLLLLAGALSGCDNPTDASASSPVRPVRTVTVQPSAVGDVFSQTGEIRPAEETALAFRLDGRLVSRAVDVGSVVKQGEAIATLDGRDSENQLQSAKADLARAMAAERLAEQNLNRMRQLAPNGAISRSQLDEAQSNWASAVSVRESAQAGVKSAQDRLGYTRLSAPVAGVITAVSANPGQVVNAGQEVVRLATFAGRDAVFNVSERLITRGLTDPVVTISLLSNPAIKTQGHVRDVSPLADAETRTWRVRVSLIDPPPDMVLGATVEGEITLPGGSVIALPASALTRQGDNPAVLVVDSQTQTLRLQPITLRHYSDTQIIVADGLAAGDKVVTAGVSKLRVGEQVALTEAP; encoded by the coding sequence ATGACACTGGCAGCATCCATGCTTTGTATTTTTCATCATCTGAGTCGCCATAGCGGCGGCGTTATTGTGCGGGTCGGCGGGATGTGGACGTTATTGCTGCTGCTCGCCGGTGCGCTATCCGGCTGTGATAATCCCACCGATGCGTCAGCCTCCTCGCCGGTGCGCCCGGTCCGCACGGTGACGGTACAGCCGTCGGCCGTCGGCGACGTGTTCTCCCAGACCGGCGAGATCCGTCCGGCGGAGGAAACCGCGCTGGCGTTTCGTCTGGATGGGCGGCTAGTGTCGCGCGCAGTCGATGTGGGTTCGGTGGTAAAGCAAGGCGAGGCGATCGCTACACTGGATGGCCGCGACAGTGAAAACCAACTGCAAAGCGCAAAGGCGGATTTGGCGCGAGCGATGGCCGCAGAACGGCTGGCGGAACAGAACCTCAACCGAATGAGGCAACTGGCGCCCAATGGCGCGATTTCCCGCTCGCAACTGGATGAAGCGCAGTCTAACTGGGCATCGGCGGTGTCGGTGCGTGAAAGTGCGCAAGCCGGTGTTAAAAGCGCGCAGGACCGTTTGGGATATACCCGCTTATCCGCTCCGGTCGCCGGGGTGATCACCGCGGTCAGCGCCAATCCCGGCCAGGTGGTGAACGCCGGTCAGGAAGTGGTGCGTCTGGCGACGTTTGCCGGCCGCGACGCCGTATTTAATGTTTCCGAACGTCTGATTACCCGCGGCCTGACGGACCCGGTGGTCACGATCTCTTTGTTGTCCAACCCGGCGATTAAAACCCAGGGGCATGTGCGCGACGTCAGCCCGCTGGCTGATGCGGAAACCCGTACCTGGCGGGTGCGGGTTTCGCTCATCGACCCGCCGCCGGACATGGTGCTGGGGGCGACGGTCGAGGGCGAAATCACGCTGCCTGGCGGCAGTGTTATCGCGTTGCCGGCTTCGGCGTTGACCCGTCAGGGCGATAATCCGGCCGTGTTGGTGGTTGACTCGCAGACTCAGACGCTGCGGCTGCAGCCGATCACCCTACGTCATTACAGCGATACGCAGATCATTGTCGCCGATGGTCTGGCTGCTGGCGATAAGGTGGTCACCGCCGGCGTGAGTAAATTGCGGGTCGGCGAGCAGGTCGCGCTGACGGAGGCGCCATAA